TTggcattaaacattttttccataCTGGAACTTTCACCAAGtcagtttgaatattttttgtgctTGTATTCAAATCtgaataatgacattttatACTTGCGTGCTATGCATTtgcaacaaaacataaaaattttgAAGCATCGTTTGCAgaattctaatattttttactgTTTGAAACACAATGTGATAGGATCAATATCCATACATCGAGATAGAAGCAATGATGTTATATTTCCATCGTTTCatattttccattttcataTTTGTCATAATATTACCTGGTAAAATGTGAGCGTATAAAATGAATTACTACAATCTGGAAACAAAGTAATCAACTTGATCTAGTTTTGTAAGAGCAAAACGGAAAAACGATTTGACAATGATCTTGTTTTTTCGGCGAATGATGCAATAAATGTCGCTAATGTTAACTGTGCTCTGCCATGTTGAAATTTCTAAATCATCGTTAGCGTAACTCTCGCCCAGATATTGAATATCTACATCCAAAACTGGGTATATAAAGTCAGCCTCGAAATGAATATAAAACTTAGCTTGAGCTGCGCATGCACAACAGTCTAAACAGAATTTGACGTAGGAAGCATTGTTCACGTGATTCATGTAGTCAGTATCACTGTAAAGTGGACGTTTCTTGACCGTAAAACGGGTCGTAGGCAACTCTTTTGGAAACGTTAACCATTTATAGCTAGGTCTAAGACTGTTTATTCTTTCAGACTGCTCGAGATAGAATGTGTTGTTTGGAACAGCTTTCTTTGTTTTCGTGTTAAAGTTCACTGCTTTTCTTACGTTGGTTGCGTAAACGTGATCCGAGTCCAGACTCAACAAGTTTACTTTCATGTTCAAAGATGTCTTTCCTACCTCATGACACCAAAACATTATTCTAGGGTTAAAATGAGTATGAATGTTGATGTCTTTGTAAAATTGTGGACTGATTTTACAGTGTTGCCGAAGTATTATGTATTCCTCGTCTTTGGAAGTGGCAGTTGTAAGAATAGGCGATAGAGATGCGGAGAGCAATAAAGAACCCTCAAACATCCTTAATAGGGACCACGTACTCCAATGCCCTATCATAAAACCTGACTATTAGAGTCCATGAAACGTAAAATACagtcatgaatttcaaatacagaAGTCTGAATGCTTAAGTGTTTAGTTATAGTAAGTTTGATTTCTTTCTAAGATAAAAGGCATGAACAGTGAAACATTAGTTACCTGTTCGGTCAAAATCGGCATAAGGTATTCCACGGAACACTACTTCGACCACATTATGCTTTTTCCTTCGATCATGTACAGCATTCAGAGCCATTGTGAATAGCAAAAATCAACAGCAATGAACAGACTTGTCACCGCTAGTAAGAGTTTGTCTCTGACAGGTTTGTGATTCTTAATTTAGAGCAGGGCACCGAAAAATATAGAAAAGACCATCATCTGAATGAATAAAAAGCCTGGACTTGCTCCGATTGGTCTATGTTGGATATCAGTTGTACTTTTGTGCTGCATATCTGAGTGTTTGCGTGGAGTATCGTGTCTCTTGTTGTCAGAATATGGGGCAAAAGGACAATGTAACTCAATAAGGTTTACGTAGTTTACACAAACTTTACCGACCTCTTATCTACGTCATTAGAATGAGTCACGTGGGCAGATTTCGTACAATTAGacaactggtttttttttttatcaaactttatGTTTGGAAAAATCTTTATTCGTTTTTTCTTTGTGTTGTTGTACATTAAAACAAGCATATAAtacaatcaattttaaaaagttaatatattttCTTGACATCAcatatgtaaaattattattcataataTTCATAACAAATCTCTCCATTAGTCCTAGTCCATTAAAATATCTGACCACCATTGCTTTTATGAGGGTACAATTGAACCATTACTGTTCCAGATTTTTGATGTTGCCTGTGTAGTAATCTATTGCTATTATAAGTAAATTGAAAGTCAAAACGTTAAAATAACCCGGGCAATCAAACAAATTTACCTACTGTGTGTTTTAACTTTAAGACGTATTCATTTTATTTGCGtaagaaacaaaaaaacgaAACTGCTCAGATAGAAATTTGGTGAACATCCTTAAAATTTACAAACACAGCTTATTTATGCTCACAAATTAACGGCCCCCAAGCATAGGTAATAGACATGATGAATTGCACCAATCTAAGCCAACTCATATTGTTTTCTGCAAAGATATATCGgcaaaatgttgtttattttcaCCTTGAACATATCGTGTAGTTCTGAACATCGAAGGTCGAACCAAGGCAAAAAGGTTATCTTTTGTGCGATACGAACACGTGACATATACTATACATAGTtctttaccaaaatttttttagtTAGATAACCTGAATAAAGAAACAGACATATACCACCTTTACAAAAGATATTGATACATTGAATATCTTCTTTAGTTTGAATAAAATCATCAACTATGAACGTCAATTCAGGATAATTTCATGTCTCACGCTATAGGAGCAAACTTAATGCGTAAAATACATTGTTCATTGTCACTAGTAAACCAACATGCGTCgttcgaaaaaaaaacccgaaataCTTAAAAGAAGTGGACTTAAAAGCTTATAACAGAAGAGACACGATACGGAATGTGACTGACAGTGACAGAACTGTAGCAAATTGGCTTAATAATGAATTAGGTGTCATCAGAAGAACAGAAGTTTCATCCTTGCGTCTATTATAAGCTGACGTGAGGTCATTCAGCCCCGATCGATCAGTCAGTCCTCACGGGTCTTTGCCTTGTCGTGCAGTGGTCGTAGGGATGGTCTCGACAACAGCCAATTGTCTTCGCCTTTTCTCACTTTTGTACAATTATCCAAATCGCTCTTTTAAAAGCCCAATATTCGTGTAGTTTTCACATTTGATCAGAGATCTTATAATCTTGACTGTTTGCTCACATATACCAGTTGTTAATCGATAAAAAGATGACGATTGCATCAGAGGGTAACAATCTGGTACGATTTTAGTGtgttgtagtacatgtactcttGAAATGTCCTACATTTTTCCGTGATAACGTGACCCATTCCTATCATTGGTGACTGTCTCAATATGTAACGGTTCATTTCATACCGAGGACAAATGGCCTCAAATTCTCACCTACGAAGcgttatgtttacatgtaaatgaataataaatgaaattctAAATATACTATCGGCATATAATCAACAATATAAAGTATTAATTGCTCCTTAATATCTGAAAATTGTATATCATAAAATGTTAAATGGActtttgggagagagagagagagagagagagagagagagagagagagagagagagagagagagagagagagagagagagagagagagaagagatgTTAACTGTATTTcaaatttctaattttaaagaaaaaagttgtgctatttttattatgttttaactCTAAACAATACTACGTACTGGTACTTAATTGTGAGAACAATTCAACTATATCTTTATTTTCGACCTCAACTTGAAGATATTTTCATAGATCTCCATTTACTTCCAAAAAATTGGCAAGAAAATTCATCATTATAAAGCATATTTTGTGCTGAAGTTCTCGTATGCTCTTCATTTAAGAGTCATTACGGCACATCTTAATAAAAACCCGACTTAATTTTTTTCCGATCGGGTTcgatatttttgtactactcattaatgtataaattttcaaaaaattacaaaattctcCATCAAATCAATTTAAGGACGTTTTTTACTCGGGGTTTGAGGTCCCaacttttaaattgttataaagtCCATGCAATATGTCATGAGtcaaatttgttctaaacacataAAGTACTATTGAAATGAACTATTACTGACATACATTGTACCATTCgatattttactatattatggagTAAGGCTCAATTATCAGTGACctattttgaaagtgaaaaagaaCACTACCATGAAAGGTTTATAACACACAATACATGGGTTTTCATCATCATTAGTTGAGTTTTTGTTCATTCTGAGTACACGtaattcttaattatttcattaaaattaataatcatttatggttcataaatatatacatcgcaacgtgttacgGAGTTCCGCCTTCTATACctttacgcatgcgtatttacaatagacaaaacacatgcagggcttgCGAATTCTCCAGGAAAGATTTCTTGAtagaaatatgtcttttctacttctccaaggcaataattgttcaaagttttaaaaataactcgaattattaatttttaagtatgtgttttgcaatttttttaaaaagttttttttacaggaGTTGCTACaaactaaatttattttgtaaatgggGCCCCTTGAAGGATTGACTTATTTATGTCTGCTCATGGTAAACATTGGTAAAATGAACTGAAATTGGTAAACAATTTGTAATTTATCGAGTAAATGACGATGTGTTCAGTTCAGAGAGTCCCTTTTGCCTCGTATTCCATGATGACCTTAGTCAGGCggagatcttgtagttttctggacgtgtcaattactgtccatcaaaatccacgtggtacaaataaacgatacaAGATTAgtccggtttgtacgacccttcAATTTCCGGAATCTCATAATTACACTAATTATGgtgtgaaagggatttttatgaACTTCAACTGTCACATTCACATTATTTCTTACTTCCTAACGACACaatgggtaaatctgaagtaaatcataaatgtttttttatctgtatactgtctttttaaaatgacgGTAGGGAAACATATGTATGCTGCCATGTGTCAAAATGGATCAGACAACACgaaaatattgtaacataaaatgcAGGTAAGTAACTTGAAGAGAATGCCTGATCCTCTTATTGCAGATTATTTTCAACTGACATTTCCCCAGCGTCCCCAGTGTAGAGCAGTGTAGTAGTGTATCTGTAGACGACAATCAATATAGAACATCTATACATTCCCTAGCTGCTTTCCGTCTCAATCCCCGCttatattacataaaataaagtcgcaatatatctttaaatagaAATTCTAAACCTAAAGGAGCTTTGGTGGTATAATCATAAACGCATCTAAAAGGCTTAACAAAAATAGGAAGAACAGAttgaaactataaaaaaaacagttgGTTGCAAATCCTAATAACACAACAACATGAATAGCTTCCCTTGATAAACATGAAGTCTAtcttaaaaactttgaaatccCGGACTTTAAGTGGCAATATTAGCGTATTTGTCCTCATCTAAGTGATTTAGACTTCAAATTTTAGAGAGAAAATGTCAATTAGTAAATTAGAGGCCATTAATCTTCGACCAATTTTCAAGTCAAAGTTAGTGTTAAAAAAAGTGGAAAATggttcattttaataaaaattatgtttctGACATGGTGGCGAAGCTCTGATGAAATCCCGAAGATTAAAACTCAAACAAAACGCTGACAAAATTAAGCTCTTAATGACTCAGTGGAATGAATGCCTTTAAATTTAACATGCTAATACTATGTTCTTTGACAAGGAATATGTCATTACCAAAAGGGACCTCTATAATCCTACATCTTCAGCTGTCACGGCACTTAATATTAAACTCGTGTTTTGATGAATGAGAGGAGTTAAGAAGGTTGTCATAATGAGTGTAATTCGTAATCTCTAGCTCTTTACTTGTTGTTTCTATGACCGATATTTATCTAGCTGGATAATAAAGACTGCAACCTAATGAGGGGAATGTATCAGTAAGAGAAGACATGATGTTCTTTGATTAAATATCTTACAGCAAGATGAACATGAATTTTGTACACTGTAATAAATATTTGACGGccattgtattgttattttcacCATATACTACAATGATCTTAAATATATAGTCATATAGagacataaatattttcttttttgttaatcTTTCATTGCTATTTGGtatagtaaaagaaaaagatgcTTACAGCCTGTTAGAAATAAGTATACAGTATTAGCAACAGAAATAATACTATTAAGTTGAAAATACACGTAGATATGTATCTGGTCTTACtaacaataattttgaattcctTTCGgtagaaaggaaaaatatctcTGTAACGTAAGTTAACAATAACGCTTTACtcatatataatgtatatatacgTACTTTATAGTGCAGTGGTTCTATAATATTTTTCTGTAATTATGATTTATAATAGCGTGTAAATTacgaaataaatattgtttattggCATGTCCGCGTGATTgatgtatacattgtatataatattCGTCTGTAACAAAAGCACAGGAATAAATCATGGAAAGGAAAAAGATGCCAACATTGAacagaactacatgtattcataATTCGCGATGTAATAATTAAATGTCTCTGATATAAAATGTGAAAATCCATTCATCGACTTGTTAATTTGTGGAAGGCTGATCAATCGAGGCCATTCTTAGACTGTATTTACCTCCTTTAagagaagagctctgtataaggatttaaagggacttgaacACGATTTGAGCTCGATTTTGTTAACTATAATGGTTAATATAATAATATggatatttttaatgctttgtcaaaatttgaaagtcatatATACAGTTACTAGCAAGTTACAGAGGTTAAAATTctctgttttgtaaacaaagctcgagttttgttattgtttacatatgcaTTGTACTGGTATAAGTTTCACTCTAATGTTGCTTTTTGatgttgataaaaattaaatcagtTTACTTTGTTTCCacaagtttttttgtaaaaaaaaaatgataatttctttactatacattacaatttatttgtaaacaaatgtaagactcgagctttgtttacataacactGACTTCTTTTCTcggtatctcgcttgtaactttatttttagcattgagattttggtgaatcattcaaaatacacaaataaatcatttggtacaaaaaaattaaatataaaattttcatctcCAATcatgtctaagtccctttaaggaaacattcaaactttaaagTCAAACtatattgaaattgataaaGCTACAATTTATATGAGCTTTTTTAAGCTACTAATAAATAATAGTTTCtagcttaaaaaaatcatatctaaaaatgtAAGGTAGATCTGACGGTTGTGTGGTTGACCATCCTTGTGTTTCCTTATAAAAGACGCAGGTGTGAAACTCTTTGCTCAAAGGTATAATAATGAATCAACAGGGACTGCGAaagtaattatttcatttttcatgaaacaaattaaatgcaaGACAAATCAATAGCTTCACAGGGAGgcttttttataacaaatttctaTAACAAGATTATATTTCCTGAGAATAGAACGCAGTAGAAACATACATACTTTTTTGTACTTAAATTATTTTGCCTGGAAATCAGCATGCAGTTACGTATATCAGTTCCTAAGCACGTGTTTCTGTAAATAAAGTTCGccttatatatatagtataattATAAACGAtgggttcattttaaaatttgatgtttgGTAATTAATCATTGGTTTGTGCGTCACCATGTCTCTTCAACCCTTATGAGTACACTACCCTGTGATGACTTGCCAGATATGTTTGGGTGTATTCATTAGTATATAGTATTGGTCTATAcactttaattattatttaaatattgtgtaCACTTTACATTCAGCGATAAGTTATCATGCCCAGAgagtttaaagttaaaaaaaaaaagattctgaaattcaaacatattaattattaataacgATAAGTATAAAAAGTATTCATATTTCGATGgggtttaaatatatatacaagggaaatatactttttgtttatttttttttacgaacaattgtgattattttttgctattttgttATGGTCGGATATTTAGATTAATTTATGATGCATAAATGTCTTAAccttacaataaaaataacgaAAATGCGACGTATCTGTACAGGTTGTTTAGAAAACGCTTATTTCTCTGTCATCTTTCAATCATCTTCCATAAAATTTCCTAATAATTGGACTTTGTCACTTTAAATACTTTTATCGCTATATTTTATGATCCGGCCTTACGAAAATCACAGCCAGAAACCTAGTACTTCCTCTATTATAGATATTAAATATGTCTAGATCCTGCATGATAAAACAatctaaaagaaataaaagcacAAATTCCGGAGTAAGGCAACTACAACTGCCAGAGATGTTCGAGGGAAAATACTCAGAGGTgtcataaaacattttgaaaatcaccTAAAAAAGAAGATAAGGCTACTTCTCCTTCTGAACTCAATAGTCAACATGAATCACTGTATTTATATACGTATAAATAGTTTTACTGTTGCTTGCATGCATTGTTTTTGGTACATAATGTACCATGGCCTTAAAAACCTTGTTTTTAGTTTTGTCTGCAGGaagtgtttaaatattttagagAAAGAAAGCTTTCCGTCTTGCTTTGTTTTCATCTTAAATTTACGTagtttcaaaaatatcttaacCAGGTTAATATTGCGTTGTAATTACACTACAGTACATTCACTGTTAGGCGGCAGTGCCACAATTCTGTACATGCTCATTAGCCACACAATTCATAAAACCTGGATACTTTATTGTCAATATCATGCAAGAGGGAGTtagatgcatgtatatacatgtaaattagtaaaataaatttaaagtatTAAACCCCGCGTGTGTGCCCAAATTGGGTATGCATGGACAGGGCAAACAATATACACCGCTGAGTCCCCATGGTAATCCTGAACTTAGTAGTTAGCTTGCTTCGTACAGTGTTTAAACCTCCACTTTCGCTAAACTTTTTCACAATGTTCTTTTTAGCTTTAAAAACGTAAGTAGACCCTTTGGTTGCAAGTAATCCATTAGCGAATTCCAAATTTCCAAGCCTGGTCTATGATGAAATCCATCCATTCGGTTGGCAAGTAATAATGTAAACGTCCAAACCACTAAAATTCAACACAAATTAATATTGTAAACCTCgatgcatttttattttgagcCATGGGGTTAATGCTTTTAACTATTTCGTCTTTGACACACTTGAATATCTATAACCATGCAAACATGATCCAAtattttattctctctctctctctctctctctctctctctctctctctctctctctctctctctctgtgtaaaaAGGTACATCTCTCGGAAGAAAACGtacgtatttataaataatttagcTAAAATGCCACCCAAGTTCACTATCTTCTGAAATCTAatcatataatgtttaacatctattttaaaaaatttaagtcaGAGGTGAGACACTTCGAAAAAAAAGTTCTtcattatacaaaatattgatgaacttttaatgaaaacattgtGTTATGTAACTAATTTTTTGTTAGATTTGGTTGATGAGTAACTCCCTATCTTTATTTTGTGCCCTTCAagataaatgtaatttttttacacTTACGTTATGCCAGTCAAGCAATCCTCTCCCGCCATCGACAAGATATCGGATAGCAGGGTTCTCGCTTACTATAGCGTCTTCTAGGGCGCGGAGGACTGGTTCCAAGCTTAAGGCGCAGTTTTCGGGAGCTTTGTAAAGGCCATTACGCTGTTCCTCCAAATGCTCTCTCCCATACGCTTCTCTGATCTCTTCATCGGCTCCGTCCCACATCATTTCCATCTCGTCCACGAGTCGTTTGAgcttttgaaaaagaaatatcaaactTGCTTGTAAAACTAAAGTGTTCAACCTTTAAGAAATACTGTCCATGATATGATTCACATGCATTTGGCTATTCTGTATCACAAGACAAAGTGCTATGTATGTAATTATATGATAAAGTGATCAATTTAGGTTTAAATTCATAAAGAGATGTATTGTTCACCCACTTGCATCTGTAATATTAAAGGGGAATATTTACTTGAATTGCATAATACATACTGTTCGAGGATCAACGGTTTtctattaataaataataactaTGGTGGCATAAACAGGgttttaatattcataaaaagtATGTACCCATGCAATCCACGAATTTTGGTCCCCGCGAAAATTAACGATTCAACAATGTTTGAAAGCAAGATTAATTACATTCTGGTCTTTCACAATCCCTGTCAATCCACCAAAATTTCCAGGCTCTACAATGGAGACCTTGACTCCGAATTTCCTCATTTCCAATCGAAGGCAATCGGAGAAGTTTTCGGCGCCAAATTTGGTGATTCCGTAAACAGAAATTGTTGGTCGAGCGATGATACCTTTCACGCTGGTTACGTTGACAATTCTACCTTTACCAAGTACacaaaacattataaatgttttcaaagcagaaatcttaaaactttgaaatatttctgtCCGTATAGAATATCGGCTTACAATTAATCGTGTACAGAATGCTTCATTCAAAACTCTTACATAAATGTGCTCTTGTAAGgtttaatcaaatgaaataaatttgaccCAATTTCACGAGTATAGATATCTACCTTTAGAGTGTCTTATTAACGGAAGTAGCGCTTTGGTGACTTGGACCATTCCAAACAAATTAACCTCCGCAA
This genomic window from Magallana gigas chromosome 5, xbMagGiga1.1, whole genome shotgun sequence contains:
- the LOC105325945 gene encoding uncharacterized protein, yielding MALNAVHDRRKKHNVVEVVFRGIPYADFDRTGHWSTWSLLRMFEGSLLLSASLSPILTTATSKDEEYIILRQHCKISPQFYKDINIHTHFNPRIMFWCHEVGKTSLNMKVNLLSLDSDHVYATNVRKAVNFNTKTKKAVPNNTFYLEQSERINSLRPSYKWLTFPKELPTTRFTVKKRPLYSDTDYMNHVNNASYVKFCLDCCACAAQAKFYIHFEADFIYPVLDVDIQYLGESYANDDLEISTWQSTVNISDIYCIIRRKNKIIVKSFFRFALTKLDQVDYFVSRL
- the LOC105325944 gene encoding D-beta-hydroxybutyrate dehydrogenase, mitochondrial, which produces MFLSGIVIVLVICLYVIYTKTKKVPKVKINGKAALITGCDTGFGHELAKRLDQLGFTVFAGCLSEKSTGAQDLRKTSSRRVHILKLDVTKSDDIERATETVRKICKGPGLWALVNNAGIDSFGDVEFCTMDMYRRVAEVNLFGMVQVTKALLPLIRHSKGRIVNVTSVKGIIARPTISVYGITKFGAENFSDCLRLEMRKFGVKVSIVEPGNFGGLTGIVKDQNLKRLVDEMEMMWDGADEEIREAYGREHLEEQRNGLYKAPENCALSLEPVLRALEDAIVSENPAIRYLVDGGRGLLDWHNWFGRLHYYLPTEWMDFIIDQAWKFGIR